Proteins found in one Microbacterium sp. LWS13-1.2 genomic segment:
- the mfd gene encoding transcription-repair coupling factor: protein MTVPGIVRALEQAEPFRDAVAAASVDADFSLVEGLDAPLLAALIERRRAAGKPPLVLLIAPTGRRAESLGPALGALLPGAEVLHFPAWETLPHERLSPSAETVGARLDILTRIARWEAATPLVITASVRGAIQPLAAGLTDVPPVELVVGARGHDLGEVSARLVELAYHRVDMVSRRGEFAVRGGILDVFPPTAAHPYRVEFFGDEVDEMRAFSVADQRSLPGEVRDVTLLPSRELLLTEPVRGRARQLKGEFPGLAGMLEKMAEGIPVEGMESLLPAVVDRLVTVVDYLPEGSAVALVDPERAVARAITLGETNREFLEAAWSAATAGASTPIDLGAGDFLTLPAIRAAARTRGGVWWSLSSFDSGEADAAAEGLIDDDIDVALEAAAAIRVPGSAVPSFQGNVEGATEHVGALLADGWRVVVAASGTGLVERARDVLAERGIAARRVEEVLHAPEPGVAHLVLSTLERGFEAAEAKLAVLTESEFYGRTIGGDSRVVKKLASRRKAVVDPLQLKAGDYVVHATHGIGKFVELTQREVSSGGRNAIKSVREYLVLEYAPSKRGYPGDKLFVPTDQLDLLSRYVGGEAPTLSKMGGSDWAQAKSKARRAVRDIAVELVKLYSARMASKGHAFGPDTPWQRELEEAFPFAETPDQLQTIDEIKADMEKPIPMDRLLSGDVGFGKTEVAVRAAFKAIQDGKQVAMLVPTTLLVKQHLETFTERFAGFPVKVKALSRFQTDKQAREVLAGLTDGTVDMVIGTHRILTEKVIFKDLGLMIIDEEQRFGVEHKDQLKKLKTNVDILAMSATPIPRTLEMAVTGIREMSTLQTPPEDRHPILSYVGPRNDKQIAAAIRRELLREGQVFYVHNRVQSIQRVAAELAELVPEARIAVAHGQMGEHALEEVVDAFWERRSDVLVCTTIVETGLDISNANTIIIDRADKYGLSQLHQLRGRVGRARERAYAYFFYDDMKPLSETAADRLETIAVNNDLGSGMQVALKDLELRGAGNLLGAEQAGHIAGVGFDLYLRMIGEAVATFRGEETEGPAELRLELPVQARIPESYIDSERLRLEAYQKLSAAASVTAQPDAIDLVVEELTDRYGEPPAEVEGLLAVARLRRRAGQAGLADVVAMGPNLRIAPANLPDSMRVRLQRLHPKAKLVAGGEAMVVPLPSAGGAPLGDDELIAWVAQLIEQLWPPRKSDADVAAEAAVNA, encoded by the coding sequence GTGACAGTTCCCGGGATCGTCCGCGCCCTCGAGCAGGCTGAGCCGTTTCGGGACGCGGTGGCCGCGGCGTCCGTCGATGCCGACTTCTCGCTCGTCGAGGGGCTCGACGCCCCGCTCCTCGCCGCCCTGATCGAGCGCCGCCGTGCCGCGGGCAAGCCGCCGCTGGTCCTGCTGATCGCGCCGACGGGTCGCCGGGCGGAATCGCTGGGTCCGGCGCTGGGCGCACTGCTGCCCGGTGCCGAGGTGCTCCACTTCCCCGCGTGGGAGACCCTTCCGCACGAGCGGCTGAGCCCGAGCGCCGAGACTGTCGGCGCCCGGCTCGACATCCTCACGCGCATCGCGCGCTGGGAGGCCGCCACACCGCTCGTGATCACGGCATCGGTGCGCGGCGCCATCCAGCCGCTCGCGGCCGGGCTCACCGATGTGCCGCCCGTCGAGCTCGTCGTCGGCGCCCGCGGGCACGACCTCGGCGAGGTGTCGGCCCGCCTCGTCGAGCTCGCCTACCATCGCGTCGACATGGTCTCGCGTCGCGGCGAGTTCGCGGTGCGCGGCGGCATTCTCGACGTCTTCCCGCCGACGGCTGCGCACCCGTACCGCGTCGAGTTCTTCGGCGACGAGGTGGACGAGATGCGCGCGTTCTCCGTCGCCGATCAGCGTTCGCTGCCCGGCGAGGTACGGGACGTCACCCTGCTCCCCAGTCGTGAGCTGCTGCTCACCGAGCCCGTACGCGGCCGGGCACGGCAGCTGAAGGGCGAGTTCCCGGGCCTGGCCGGCATGCTGGAGAAGATGGCCGAGGGTATCCCGGTCGAGGGCATGGAGTCCCTGCTGCCGGCCGTCGTCGACAGGCTCGTGACCGTGGTGGACTACCTCCCCGAGGGCTCGGCCGTCGCCCTCGTCGACCCGGAGCGCGCGGTCGCCCGTGCGATCACGCTCGGTGAGACGAACCGGGAGTTCCTCGAGGCGGCGTGGAGTGCGGCCACCGCAGGCGCGAGCACCCCGATCGACCTCGGCGCCGGCGACTTCCTCACGCTGCCCGCCATCCGCGCCGCGGCCCGCACGCGCGGCGGGGTCTGGTGGAGCCTCAGCTCGTTCGACTCAGGAGAGGCGGATGCCGCCGCCGAGGGTCTCATCGACGACGACATCGACGTCGCGCTCGAGGCCGCCGCCGCGATCCGCGTGCCGGGATCGGCGGTGCCGTCCTTCCAGGGGAACGTGGAGGGCGCGACGGAGCACGTCGGCGCACTCCTCGCGGACGGCTGGCGCGTCGTGGTCGCGGCATCCGGGACCGGGCTCGTGGAGCGTGCGCGCGACGTGCTCGCCGAGCGGGGCATCGCCGCGCGCAGGGTCGAAGAGGTGCTGCATGCGCCCGAGCCCGGCGTGGCCCACCTCGTGCTGAGCACGCTGGAGCGCGGGTTCGAGGCGGCGGAGGCGAAGCTCGCCGTGCTCACCGAGTCGGAGTTCTACGGCCGCACCATCGGCGGCGACTCCCGCGTCGTGAAGAAGCTCGCGTCGCGACGCAAGGCAGTCGTCGACCCGCTGCAGCTCAAGGCCGGCGACTACGTCGTGCACGCGACGCACGGCATCGGCAAGTTCGTCGAGCTCACGCAGCGCGAGGTCTCCAGCGGTGGGCGCAATGCGATCAAGAGCGTGCGCGAGTACCTGGTGCTGGAGTACGCGCCGTCCAAGCGCGGTTATCCGGGCGACAAGCTCTTCGTGCCCACCGACCAGCTCGACCTGCTCTCGCGCTACGTCGGCGGCGAGGCGCCGACACTGTCGAAGATGGGCGGCAGCGACTGGGCGCAGGCCAAGAGCAAGGCCCGCCGCGCCGTGCGCGACATCGCCGTCGAACTCGTCAAGCTGTACTCGGCGCGCATGGCGTCGAAGGGCCACGCCTTCGGTCCCGACACGCCCTGGCAGCGCGAGCTCGAAGAGGCGTTCCCGTTCGCCGAGACCCCCGACCAGCTGCAGACGATCGACGAGATCAAGGCCGACATGGAGAAGCCGATCCCGATGGACCGGCTTCTGTCGGGCGACGTCGGCTTCGGCAAGACCGAGGTGGCGGTGCGTGCCGCATTCAAGGCCATCCAGGACGGCAAGCAGGTCGCGATGCTCGTGCCGACGACGCTCCTGGTCAAGCAGCACCTCGAGACGTTCACCGAGCGCTTCGCCGGCTTCCCGGTCAAGGTCAAGGCGCTCTCGCGCTTCCAGACCGACAAGCAGGCGCGCGAGGTGCTGGCCGGCCTCACCGACGGCACCGTCGACATGGTCATCGGCACGCACCGCATCCTCACCGAGAAGGTGATCTTCAAGGACCTGGGCCTCATGATCATCGACGAGGAGCAGCGCTTCGGCGTCGAGCACAAGGACCAGCTCAAGAAGCTCAAGACCAACGTCGACATTCTCGCCATGAGCGCGACCCCCATCCCGCGCACTCTCGAGATGGCGGTCACCGGCATCCGCGAGATGTCGACGCTGCAGACACCGCCCGAGGACCGGCATCCGATCCTGTCGTACGTCGGTCCGCGCAACGACAAGCAGATCGCCGCCGCCATCCGCCGCGAACTGCTGCGCGAGGGTCAGGTGTTCTATGTGCACAACCGCGTGCAGTCGATCCAGCGCGTCGCGGCGGAGCTCGCCGAGCTCGTTCCCGAGGCGCGCATCGCCGTCGCCCACGGACAGATGGGGGAGCACGCCCTCGAGGAGGTCGTGGACGCGTTCTGGGAGCGCCGCTCGGACGTGCTGGTCTGCACGACGATCGTGGAGACGGGCCTCGACATCTCGAACGCGAACACGATCATCATCGACCGCGCCGACAAGTACGGACTCAGCCAGCTGCACCAGCTGCGCGGACGGGTTGGCCGCGCTCGTGAGCGCGCGTATGCGTACTTTTTCTACGACGACATGAAGCCGCTCAGCGAGACGGCCGCCGACCGGCTCGAGACGATCGCGGTCAACAACGACCTCGGATCGGGCATGCAGGTCGCGCTGAAGGACCTCGAGCTCCGCGGCGCGGGCAACCTGCTCGGCGCCGAGCAGGCCGGCCATATCGCCGGCGTGGGCTTCGACCTGTACCTGCGCATGATCGGCGAGGCGGTCGCCACGTTCCGCGGCGAGGAGACCGAGGGGCCGGCCGAGCTGCGCCTGGAGCTGCCCGTTCAGGCCCGGATCCCGGAGTCGTACATCGACAGCGAGCGGCTGCGTCTCGAGGCGTATCAGAAGCTCTCGGCCGCGGCATCCGTCACCGCGCAGCCGGACGCGATCGACCTGGTGGTCGAGGAGCTCACCGACCGGTACGGCGAGCCGCCGGCCGAGGTCGAGGGTCTGCTCGCGGTCGCGCGGCTGCGGCGCCGCGCCGGGCAGGCAGGGCTCGCGGACGTCGTGGCGATGGGTCCGAACCTGCGCATCGCGCCGGCGAACCTGCCGGACTCGATGCGCGTGCGCCTGCAGCGACTGCACCCCAAGGCGAAGCTCGTCGCAGGCGGCGAGGCGATGGTCGTGCCGCTTCCCTCGGCCGGTGGTGCGCCGCTCGGCGACGACGAGCTGATCGCCTGGGTCGCGCAGCTGATCGAGCAGCTCTGGCCGCCGAGGAAGTCGGACGCGGATGTTGCAGCCGAGGCGGCCGTCAACGCCTGA